GGGACGCAAGCGATGAAATGGTTTTAGAGACTGCGATCAATGGTCGAGCCCATACGCTTGTGACCTATAACGTCCGGGATTTTTTACCTGCGGCTGGCCGGTTTGGTCTGCGTGTTGCACGCCCTGGCGAATTACTGAAGGAGATACGTTCATGAGTAAAACCTCTTATCCACTTAAGCTTCCCGCTTCAGTGAAATCGGCTGCGCAGCAACTCGCGCGTGAAGATGGGGTGTCATTGAATCAGTGGATTGCCGTCGCGGTTGCGGAAAAGATTGGCGCAGTTGAAACAGCCGCTGCTTTCCTCAGGCGCCGGGCCGGCCATGCGCAACCAGCAGACTTATTGCCTTTTCTGGACAAGGCGGGTACCGAGACGCCACCCGCTGGCGACGAAATGTCCGTTTAAGCATGCTCTGGACAGTATGACAGAAGAAGCGCTCGTACAGGTTTGCGAAGCTCCTCAAGGTGATGACGGAATAGATTGAACCAGCCCCCTGAACCCTTTTTTAGTGCCGGCTGCCGCTCCTGGTGAGCCGCGATTTTGCTAA
This Mycetohabitans endofungorum DNA region includes the following protein-coding sequences:
- a CDS encoding pilus assembly protein HicB gives rise to the protein MSKTSYPLKLPASVKSAAQQLAREDGVSLNQWIAVAVAEKIGAVETAAAFLRRRAGHAQPADLLPFLDKAGTETPPAGDEMSV